The Triticum dicoccoides isolate Atlit2015 ecotype Zavitan chromosome 6A, WEW_v2.0, whole genome shotgun sequence genome has a window encoding:
- the LOC119317879 gene encoding uncharacterized protein LOC119317879 isoform X2 codes for MRGGERLLVRHMWPAARVEAAAPAPAHGPSPPTPPSGSCALPPPTASHPPVPATPPATPRKQQQQQQDGREIRVGDCALFRAIDVPPFVGLIRWIEKQEESNPKLRVSWLYRPADVRLNKGIQLNAAPNEVFYSFHQDETSAVSLLHPCKVAFLHKGAELSSGISSFVCRRVYDIDNKCLWWLTDRDYINERQEEVNRLLDRTRLEMHGAVRSGGHSPKQPNVLSASQQLKACSDGAQNCGPSKGKKRDRGEQGIEPAKRDSDCPPKVDDGEPGNVKGDNMKSEIAEMTEKDGLPHAEAVDKLVQFMQLDQIERKMDLAGRVRLADIIAATESPDCLSRFMQLRGLPVLNDWLQETHKGKSGEGGSPKETDKPTEELILALLRALAKLPISLIALQSCSIGKSVNHLRSYKNPEIQRKARYLVDSWKKRVDAEMKSSDAKPVVSGQAVSWSGKVGFPEISSAGIGRSGSSEPSPKSAGFHLSSPKALSATSGAADAVAKSNPFTSGSSKLQHMQPANAAANLKDSPCKSAAGTCGPDFPTVKEEKSCSSSHSLNNSQSCSSDPGKTVGSLKEDARSSTAVSASASKISARGHRRANNGLLGSGFQKEAALGRSSQGDRTLLQERSSQSGLACEKGADTPHINNQRLIVRFPKPSCSPARSTSGGSCEEPSVSGSRASSPVHADKHEQNDRRVKMKVENSQAHLGSDANAEPERSNDTKRIAGSEEGDKSPCGMLDGDCSRTAEESAKDTCASRVACSANMDEKDVCLGETRVRNSFSPLNALIEIKYAEGSHSMQAGDDTAMNLLASVAGEVSKSELMSSASPTNSSANKHGYGGQNIQKLKVECDAGPSQHLDPSDDVEKVISEKEDKNDEERRLRNSGTYLSSHDKKGTSSTNPPLPGIDSKAVESSVDLLGGGDQKPNARQPTDIKIDAKFNISIADADTASGSQCSVVAPNRTLLPSEESSLCGADKQGQGLLKSSDQTHLHGLPDRLETIRSTDNSGTGKLDSKTSFSSLAVDIKNADGLVVCNKVLKEHEKKEQPASTSADVTKPDVSVVPLGAANGISVIKESKDCSSESSSQAKHRTIMSQDTEHTARHSSKKPSDEVGGKEDIVSSDEGSSMANTNSNGTAKLDFDLNELGDEGNHSEPATSTVVCSSAIHLPGLSPFVSPILSGLPAQITVAAPAKGPFVPPENLLRVKPEAGWKGAAATSAFRPAEPRKTLGMFLTTPGSAVSDAAGRQSRQAFDIDLNVADDQVLEEDISQSSARTIGSESDNPRSRSGPVRSAGFELDLNMAGEVAENNQFISNASHRVEVTLLPSRPLPEGLPNTDTSSSRNFFDLNNGPSLDEASTESAQRTLSSKGASSIPFLPQVAGLRMNNTEISNMSPWYASANPGGPVAMQSFFPPREQSYPIETAPGTQRIIAPTADGGQFGSGSGRPPVISTSPAMVFHPPAYQYAGFPFAPGVHLQSAGFPIGSVPYGSSAPAGVTYFPTIAPSFAGSTGALPAQHARQYAINLPEGSSSDGHDSNWKWRRQGLDLNSGPGSIDIEGKDERVPLSLRQNLITPPQAFVEEQARMLQMAGVGIKRKEPEGSWDAERASSYKQLSWQ; via the exons ATGCGCGGCGGTGAGCGGCTTCTCGTCCGGCACATGTGGCCGGCAGCTCGCGTAGAGGCAGCAGCTCCAGCACCGGCGCACggaccttctcctcctactcctccttccGGCTCGTGTGCCCTTCCACCGCCGACAGCCTCCCACCCACCGGTGCCGGCGACTCCCCCAgccacgccgcggaagcagcagcagcagcagcag GACGGACGGGAGATTCGAGTTGGCGACTGTGCTCTTTTTCGTGCTATTGATGTTCCTCCTTTCGTTGGATTGATACGTTGGATTGAGAAGCAGGAAGAAAGCAATCCCAAGTTACGTGTAAGTTGGCTATATAGACCTGCTGACGTCAGGCTCAACAAGGGGATACAACTGAACGCTGCCCCAAACGAGGTCTTCTACTCTTTCCACCAAGACGAGACATCTGCTGTTTCACTGCTCCATCCTTGTAAAGTTGCCTTTTTACATAAAGGTGCTGAGCTGTCATCTGGGATTTCTTCATTTGTATGTCGGCGTGTGTATGATATTGACAACAAGTGTTTATGGTGGCTTACCGACAGAGATTATATTAAT GAACGGCAGGAAGAAGTAAATCGGCTCCTAGACAGAACGAGGCTAGAAATGCATGGTGCAGTGCGGTCAGGTGGGCACTCACCAAAACAGCCAAATGTTCTGTCAGCTTCCCAGCAATTGAAGGCTTGTTCAGACGGTGCTCAAAATTGTGGCCCATCTAAAGGGAAGAAGAGGGACAGAGGTGAGCAAGGAATTGAGCCAGCTAAGCGAGATAGTGATTGTCCTCCTAAGGTTGATGACGGTGAACCTGGAAATGTTAAGGGGGACAATATGAAGTCTGAAATTGCAGAGATGACAGAAAAGGATGGACTTCCTCATGCTGAAGCTGTCGACAAGCTAGTTCAATTCATGCAACTTGATCAAATTGAGCGGAAAATGGACCTTGCCGGCCGAGTAAGGCTTGCTGATATTATTGCAGCCACAGAAAGTCCTGATTGCCTTAGCAGATTTATGCAACTAAGGGGCCTTCCGGTCTTGAATGATTGGCTTCAAGAAACTCACAAAGGGAAGTCTGGTGAAGGGGGTAGTCCTAAAGAAACTGATAAGCCTACTGAAGAACTTATCCTGGCCCTGCTTCGTGCACTAGCGAAATTGCCTATCAGTCTGATTGCCTTACAAAGCTGCAGTATTGGGAAATCTGTCAATCATCTGCGCAGCTATAAAAATCCGGAGATACAGAGGAAGGCTAGGTATCTTGTTGATAGCTGGAAGAAGCGTGTTGATGCTGAAATGAAGTCGTCTGATGCAAAACCTGTAGTGTCAGGTCAAGCTGTTTCCTGGTCAGGAAAAGTGGGGTTCCCGGAAATTTCTAGTGCTGGAATAGGACGAAGTGGCTCAAGTGAGCCCAGTCCGAAAAGTGCAGGGTTTCATCTTTCTTCACCAAAGGCTTTGAGTGCTACATCTGGTGCTGCTGATGCTGTTGCAAAGTCAAATCCTTTCACATCTGGCTCTTCAAAATTACAACACATGCAACCAGCAAATGCTGCAGCCAACTTAAAGGACTCACCATGCAAATCAGCTGCTGGGACTTGTGGCCCTGATTTTCCTACAGTGAAAGAGGAGAAAAGTTGCAGTTCAAGCCACTCATTGAATAACAGCCAGTCATGCTCTAGTGATCCTGGAAAAACAGTTGGTTCTTTGAAGGAGGATGCACGGAGCTCAACTGCTGTTTCAGCGAGTGCCAGTAAAATTTCTGCACGTGGCCATCGAAGggcaaacaatgggcttcttggtTCTGGATTCCAGAAGGAAGCTGCTTTGGGAAGGTCCAGCCAAGGTGATCGTActttattgcaagaaagatcatcacAGTCTGGCTTGGCATGTGAGAAAGGAGCGGACACACCTCACATCAACAATCAGAGATTGATTGTTCGGTTTCCAAAACCAAGTTGTAGCCCTGCTAGGAGCACAAGTGGGGGCTCTTGTGAGGAGCCATCAGTTTCAGGGAGTAGAGCTTCATCTCCTGTTCACGCAGATAAGCATGAACAGAATGATCGTAGGGTGAAAATGAAGGTTGAAAATTCTCAGGCTCATTTAGGTTCTGATGCTAATGCTGAGCCTGAGCGAAGCAATGATACTAAAAGAATTGCAGGTTCCGAGGAAGGTGATAAATCACCTTGTGGTATGCTGGATGGTGACTGTAGCAGGACTGCTGAAGAATCTGCTAAGGATACATGTGCATCACGAGTTGCATGCTCGGCAAATATGGATGAAAAAGACGTCTGCTTAGGTGAAACCAGAGTGCGGAACTCGTTCAGCCCTTTGAATGCTTTGATTGAAATCAAATACGCCGAAGGTAGTCATTCCATGCAAGCTGGAGATGATACAGCAATGAATCTTCTTGCTAGTGTTGCTGGAGAAGTATCTAAATCTGAATTGATGTCATCTGCTTCACCGACGAATTCGTCTGCAAATAAACATGGCTATGGAGGCCAGAATATTCAGAAGCTAAAAGTAGAGTGTGATGCAGGCCCATCACAGCACCTGGATCCATCAGATGATGTTGAGAAAGTCATCTCTGAGAAGGAAGACAAAAATGATGAGGAACGACGCTTGAGGAATTCTGGAACTTATTTATCATCCCATGACAAGAAGGGAACATCATCTACTAACCCGCCTCTACCTGGAATAGATTCTAAAGCTGTTGAATCTTCAGTTGATTTACTTGGTGGTGGTGATCAGAAGCCAAATGCCAGACAGCCAACTGATATTAAGATTGATGCAAAGTTCAATATCAGCATTGCTGATGCCGACACGGCATCAGGCAGTCAATGTAGTGTGGTTGCTCCAAATAGAACATTACTCCCCTCTGAGGAATCGTCTTTATGTGGTgctgataaacaaggtcaaggttTATTGAAATCATCAGATCAGACACATCTTCATGGTCTACCAGATCGCCTCGAAACCATCAGATCTACTGATAACAGTGGCACTGGCAAATTGGATTCAAAGACTTCATTCTCATCTTTGGCTGTGGATATAAAAAATGCTGATGGTCTAGTGGTTTGCAATAAAGTGCTGAAAGAGCATGAGAAAAAAGAACAACCTGCGTCCACTTCAGCTGATGTTACCAAACCAGATGTATCAGTAGTGCCACTTGGTGCAGCGAATGGGATATCTGTGATTAAAGAATCAAAAGACTGTTCCAGTGAATCAAGTAGTCAAGCAAAACATCGGACTATCATGTCTCAGGATACCGAGCATACTGCAAGGCACAGTTCAAAGAAACCGAGTGATGAAGTGGGTGGGAAAGAGGACATTGTCTCATCAGATGAGGGTTCTTCTATGGCTAACACCAACTCAAATGGTACAGCTAAGCTTGACTTTGATTTGAATGAACTTGGGGACGAGGGGAATCACTCTGAGCCAGCTACCTCTACTGTTGTATGTTCTTCTGCAATTCATTTACCTGGTCTTTCTCCATTCGTCTCACCTATTTTAAGTGGTCTGCCGGCCCAAATAACAGTTGCTGCTCCAGCTAAAGGACCTTTTGTCCCTCCCGAGAACCTACTAAGAGTGAAGCCTGAGGCTGGGTGGAAAGGTGCAGCAGCTACAAGTGCATTTCGTCCTGCGGAGCCACGGAAGACTTTAGGGATGTTTCTAACTACACCTGGTAGTGCAGTGTCTGATGCTGCCGGGAGGCAATCTCGCCAAGCATTTGACATTGATCTAAATGTAGCAGATGACCAAGTTCTAGAGGAAGATATCTCACAGAGTTCTGCCCGGACAATTGGTTCTGAATCTGACAACCCTAGAAGTCGCAGTGGCCCTGTACGAAGTGCTGGCTTTGAACTTGACTTGAATATGGCCGGCGAAGTTGCAGAGAATAACCAATTTATCTCAAATGCTTCACACAGAGTTGAAGTCACATTGTTGCCATCAAGACCGTTACCAGAAGGTTTACCTAATACTGATACAAGTAGCTCGAGGAACTTCTTTGATCTCAATAACGGACCAAGCCTTGATGAAGCCAGTACAGAATCTGCACAAAGGACCCTGTCATCTAAAGGTGCTAGCAGCATACCATTCCTACCTCAAGTTGCTGGCCTTAGAATGAACAATACTGAAATTAGTAACATGTCACCATGGTATGCTTCTGCCAACCCAGGTGGTCCCGTAGCTATGCAGTCGTTTTTTCCTCCTAGAGAACAGTCTTACCCAATTGAAACAGCACCTGGAACCCAGAGGATCATTGCACCTACTGCAGACGGCGGCCAATTTGGAAGTGGTTCAGGCAGGCCTCCAGTTATTTCCACATCGCCAGCCATGGTCTTCCACCCTCCTGCATATCAATATGCAGGATTTCCTTTTGCTCCCGGTGTTCACCTTCAGTCAGCAGGGTTTCCAATTGGATCGGTGCCATATGGCAGTTCTGCACCAGCAGGAGTTACATATTTTCCAACCATTGCTCCATCATTTGCTGGGTCAACAGGCGCTTTACCTGCCCAGCATGCAAGGCAGTATGCAATAAACCTTCCTGAAGGTAGCAGCAGTGATGGACATGACAGTAACTGGAAATGGAGAAGACAAGGGCTTGATCTTAATTCTGGCCCTGGAAGTATAGATATAGAAGGGAAAGACGAGCGAGTACCTCTATCGCTTAGGCAAAATTTGATCACACCGCCACAAGCGTTTGTGGAGGAGCAAGCAAGAATGTTACAAATGGCGGGTGTAGGAATAAAGAGGAAGGAACCCGAGGGCAGTTGGGATGCTGAAAGAGCATCATCATACAAACAACTATCATGGCAATAA
- the LOC119317879 gene encoding uncharacterized protein LOC119317879 isoform X1, with the protein MRGGERLLVRHMWPAARVEAAAPAPAHGPSPPTPPSGSCALPPPTASHPPVPATPPATPRKQQQQQQVVRSPPPVSPDFFVKDGREIRVGDCALFRAIDVPPFVGLIRWIEKQEESNPKLRVSWLYRPADVRLNKGIQLNAAPNEVFYSFHQDETSAVSLLHPCKVAFLHKGAELSSGISSFVCRRVYDIDNKCLWWLTDRDYINERQEEVNRLLDRTRLEMHGAVRSGGHSPKQPNVLSASQQLKACSDGAQNCGPSKGKKRDRGEQGIEPAKRDSDCPPKVDDGEPGNVKGDNMKSEIAEMTEKDGLPHAEAVDKLVQFMQLDQIERKMDLAGRVRLADIIAATESPDCLSRFMQLRGLPVLNDWLQETHKGKSGEGGSPKETDKPTEELILALLRALAKLPISLIALQSCSIGKSVNHLRSYKNPEIQRKARYLVDSWKKRVDAEMKSSDAKPVVSGQAVSWSGKVGFPEISSAGIGRSGSSEPSPKSAGFHLSSPKALSATSGAADAVAKSNPFTSGSSKLQHMQPANAAANLKDSPCKSAAGTCGPDFPTVKEEKSCSSSHSLNNSQSCSSDPGKTVGSLKEDARSSTAVSASASKISARGHRRANNGLLGSGFQKEAALGRSSQGDRTLLQERSSQSGLACEKGADTPHINNQRLIVRFPKPSCSPARSTSGGSCEEPSVSGSRASSPVHADKHEQNDRRVKMKVENSQAHLGSDANAEPERSNDTKRIAGSEEGDKSPCGMLDGDCSRTAEESAKDTCASRVACSANMDEKDVCLGETRVRNSFSPLNALIEIKYAEGSHSMQAGDDTAMNLLASVAGEVSKSELMSSASPTNSSANKHGYGGQNIQKLKVECDAGPSQHLDPSDDVEKVISEKEDKNDEERRLRNSGTYLSSHDKKGTSSTNPPLPGIDSKAVESSVDLLGGGDQKPNARQPTDIKIDAKFNISIADADTASGSQCSVVAPNRTLLPSEESSLCGADKQGQGLLKSSDQTHLHGLPDRLETIRSTDNSGTGKLDSKTSFSSLAVDIKNADGLVVCNKVLKEHEKKEQPASTSADVTKPDVSVVPLGAANGISVIKESKDCSSESSSQAKHRTIMSQDTEHTARHSSKKPSDEVGGKEDIVSSDEGSSMANTNSNGTAKLDFDLNELGDEGNHSEPATSTVVCSSAIHLPGLSPFVSPILSGLPAQITVAAPAKGPFVPPENLLRVKPEAGWKGAAATSAFRPAEPRKTLGMFLTTPGSAVSDAAGRQSRQAFDIDLNVADDQVLEEDISQSSARTIGSESDNPRSRSGPVRSAGFELDLNMAGEVAENNQFISNASHRVEVTLLPSRPLPEGLPNTDTSSSRNFFDLNNGPSLDEASTESAQRTLSSKGASSIPFLPQVAGLRMNNTEISNMSPWYASANPGGPVAMQSFFPPREQSYPIETAPGTQRIIAPTADGGQFGSGSGRPPVISTSPAMVFHPPAYQYAGFPFAPGVHLQSAGFPIGSVPYGSSAPAGVTYFPTIAPSFAGSTGALPAQHARQYAINLPEGSSSDGHDSNWKWRRQGLDLNSGPGSIDIEGKDERVPLSLRQNLITPPQAFVEEQARMLQMAGVGIKRKEPEGSWDAERASSYKQLSWQ; encoded by the exons ATGCGCGGCGGTGAGCGGCTTCTCGTCCGGCACATGTGGCCGGCAGCTCGCGTAGAGGCAGCAGCTCCAGCACCGGCGCACggaccttctcctcctactcctccttccGGCTCGTGTGCCCTTCCACCGCCGACAGCCTCCCACCCACCGGTGCCGGCGACTCCCCCAgccacgccgcggaagcagcagcagcagcagcaggtcgtCCGTTCTCCCCCGCCGGTGTCACCTGACTTCTTCGTAAAG GACGGACGGGAGATTCGAGTTGGCGACTGTGCTCTTTTTCGTGCTATTGATGTTCCTCCTTTCGTTGGATTGATACGTTGGATTGAGAAGCAGGAAGAAAGCAATCCCAAGTTACGTGTAAGTTGGCTATATAGACCTGCTGACGTCAGGCTCAACAAGGGGATACAACTGAACGCTGCCCCAAACGAGGTCTTCTACTCTTTCCACCAAGACGAGACATCTGCTGTTTCACTGCTCCATCCTTGTAAAGTTGCCTTTTTACATAAAGGTGCTGAGCTGTCATCTGGGATTTCTTCATTTGTATGTCGGCGTGTGTATGATATTGACAACAAGTGTTTATGGTGGCTTACCGACAGAGATTATATTAAT GAACGGCAGGAAGAAGTAAATCGGCTCCTAGACAGAACGAGGCTAGAAATGCATGGTGCAGTGCGGTCAGGTGGGCACTCACCAAAACAGCCAAATGTTCTGTCAGCTTCCCAGCAATTGAAGGCTTGTTCAGACGGTGCTCAAAATTGTGGCCCATCTAAAGGGAAGAAGAGGGACAGAGGTGAGCAAGGAATTGAGCCAGCTAAGCGAGATAGTGATTGTCCTCCTAAGGTTGATGACGGTGAACCTGGAAATGTTAAGGGGGACAATATGAAGTCTGAAATTGCAGAGATGACAGAAAAGGATGGACTTCCTCATGCTGAAGCTGTCGACAAGCTAGTTCAATTCATGCAACTTGATCAAATTGAGCGGAAAATGGACCTTGCCGGCCGAGTAAGGCTTGCTGATATTATTGCAGCCACAGAAAGTCCTGATTGCCTTAGCAGATTTATGCAACTAAGGGGCCTTCCGGTCTTGAATGATTGGCTTCAAGAAACTCACAAAGGGAAGTCTGGTGAAGGGGGTAGTCCTAAAGAAACTGATAAGCCTACTGAAGAACTTATCCTGGCCCTGCTTCGTGCACTAGCGAAATTGCCTATCAGTCTGATTGCCTTACAAAGCTGCAGTATTGGGAAATCTGTCAATCATCTGCGCAGCTATAAAAATCCGGAGATACAGAGGAAGGCTAGGTATCTTGTTGATAGCTGGAAGAAGCGTGTTGATGCTGAAATGAAGTCGTCTGATGCAAAACCTGTAGTGTCAGGTCAAGCTGTTTCCTGGTCAGGAAAAGTGGGGTTCCCGGAAATTTCTAGTGCTGGAATAGGACGAAGTGGCTCAAGTGAGCCCAGTCCGAAAAGTGCAGGGTTTCATCTTTCTTCACCAAAGGCTTTGAGTGCTACATCTGGTGCTGCTGATGCTGTTGCAAAGTCAAATCCTTTCACATCTGGCTCTTCAAAATTACAACACATGCAACCAGCAAATGCTGCAGCCAACTTAAAGGACTCACCATGCAAATCAGCTGCTGGGACTTGTGGCCCTGATTTTCCTACAGTGAAAGAGGAGAAAAGTTGCAGTTCAAGCCACTCATTGAATAACAGCCAGTCATGCTCTAGTGATCCTGGAAAAACAGTTGGTTCTTTGAAGGAGGATGCACGGAGCTCAACTGCTGTTTCAGCGAGTGCCAGTAAAATTTCTGCACGTGGCCATCGAAGggcaaacaatgggcttcttggtTCTGGATTCCAGAAGGAAGCTGCTTTGGGAAGGTCCAGCCAAGGTGATCGTActttattgcaagaaagatcatcacAGTCTGGCTTGGCATGTGAGAAAGGAGCGGACACACCTCACATCAACAATCAGAGATTGATTGTTCGGTTTCCAAAACCAAGTTGTAGCCCTGCTAGGAGCACAAGTGGGGGCTCTTGTGAGGAGCCATCAGTTTCAGGGAGTAGAGCTTCATCTCCTGTTCACGCAGATAAGCATGAACAGAATGATCGTAGGGTGAAAATGAAGGTTGAAAATTCTCAGGCTCATTTAGGTTCTGATGCTAATGCTGAGCCTGAGCGAAGCAATGATACTAAAAGAATTGCAGGTTCCGAGGAAGGTGATAAATCACCTTGTGGTATGCTGGATGGTGACTGTAGCAGGACTGCTGAAGAATCTGCTAAGGATACATGTGCATCACGAGTTGCATGCTCGGCAAATATGGATGAAAAAGACGTCTGCTTAGGTGAAACCAGAGTGCGGAACTCGTTCAGCCCTTTGAATGCTTTGATTGAAATCAAATACGCCGAAGGTAGTCATTCCATGCAAGCTGGAGATGATACAGCAATGAATCTTCTTGCTAGTGTTGCTGGAGAAGTATCTAAATCTGAATTGATGTCATCTGCTTCACCGACGAATTCGTCTGCAAATAAACATGGCTATGGAGGCCAGAATATTCAGAAGCTAAAAGTAGAGTGTGATGCAGGCCCATCACAGCACCTGGATCCATCAGATGATGTTGAGAAAGTCATCTCTGAGAAGGAAGACAAAAATGATGAGGAACGACGCTTGAGGAATTCTGGAACTTATTTATCATCCCATGACAAGAAGGGAACATCATCTACTAACCCGCCTCTACCTGGAATAGATTCTAAAGCTGTTGAATCTTCAGTTGATTTACTTGGTGGTGGTGATCAGAAGCCAAATGCCAGACAGCCAACTGATATTAAGATTGATGCAAAGTTCAATATCAGCATTGCTGATGCCGACACGGCATCAGGCAGTCAATGTAGTGTGGTTGCTCCAAATAGAACATTACTCCCCTCTGAGGAATCGTCTTTATGTGGTgctgataaacaaggtcaaggttTATTGAAATCATCAGATCAGACACATCTTCATGGTCTACCAGATCGCCTCGAAACCATCAGATCTACTGATAACAGTGGCACTGGCAAATTGGATTCAAAGACTTCATTCTCATCTTTGGCTGTGGATATAAAAAATGCTGATGGTCTAGTGGTTTGCAATAAAGTGCTGAAAGAGCATGAGAAAAAAGAACAACCTGCGTCCACTTCAGCTGATGTTACCAAACCAGATGTATCAGTAGTGCCACTTGGTGCAGCGAATGGGATATCTGTGATTAAAGAATCAAAAGACTGTTCCAGTGAATCAAGTAGTCAAGCAAAACATCGGACTATCATGTCTCAGGATACCGAGCATACTGCAAGGCACAGTTCAAAGAAACCGAGTGATGAAGTGGGTGGGAAAGAGGACATTGTCTCATCAGATGAGGGTTCTTCTATGGCTAACACCAACTCAAATGGTACAGCTAAGCTTGACTTTGATTTGAATGAACTTGGGGACGAGGGGAATCACTCTGAGCCAGCTACCTCTACTGTTGTATGTTCTTCTGCAATTCATTTACCTGGTCTTTCTCCATTCGTCTCACCTATTTTAAGTGGTCTGCCGGCCCAAATAACAGTTGCTGCTCCAGCTAAAGGACCTTTTGTCCCTCCCGAGAACCTACTAAGAGTGAAGCCTGAGGCTGGGTGGAAAGGTGCAGCAGCTACAAGTGCATTTCGTCCTGCGGAGCCACGGAAGACTTTAGGGATGTTTCTAACTACACCTGGTAGTGCAGTGTCTGATGCTGCCGGGAGGCAATCTCGCCAAGCATTTGACATTGATCTAAATGTAGCAGATGACCAAGTTCTAGAGGAAGATATCTCACAGAGTTCTGCCCGGACAATTGGTTCTGAATCTGACAACCCTAGAAGTCGCAGTGGCCCTGTACGAAGTGCTGGCTTTGAACTTGACTTGAATATGGCCGGCGAAGTTGCAGAGAATAACCAATTTATCTCAAATGCTTCACACAGAGTTGAAGTCACATTGTTGCCATCAAGACCGTTACCAGAAGGTTTACCTAATACTGATACAAGTAGCTCGAGGAACTTCTTTGATCTCAATAACGGACCAAGCCTTGATGAAGCCAGTACAGAATCTGCACAAAGGACCCTGTCATCTAAAGGTGCTAGCAGCATACCATTCCTACCTCAAGTTGCTGGCCTTAGAATGAACAATACTGAAATTAGTAACATGTCACCATGGTATGCTTCTGCCAACCCAGGTGGTCCCGTAGCTATGCAGTCGTTTTTTCCTCCTAGAGAACAGTCTTACCCAATTGAAACAGCACCTGGAACCCAGAGGATCATTGCACCTACTGCAGACGGCGGCCAATTTGGAAGTGGTTCAGGCAGGCCTCCAGTTATTTCCACATCGCCAGCCATGGTCTTCCACCCTCCTGCATATCAATATGCAGGATTTCCTTTTGCTCCCGGTGTTCACCTTCAGTCAGCAGGGTTTCCAATTGGATCGGTGCCATATGGCAGTTCTGCACCAGCAGGAGTTACATATTTTCCAACCATTGCTCCATCATTTGCTGGGTCAACAGGCGCTTTACCTGCCCAGCATGCAAGGCAGTATGCAATAAACCTTCCTGAAGGTAGCAGCAGTGATGGACATGACAGTAACTGGAAATGGAGAAGACAAGGGCTTGATCTTAATTCTGGCCCTGGAAGTATAGATATAGAAGGGAAAGACGAGCGAGTACCTCTATCGCTTAGGCAAAATTTGATCACACCGCCACAAGCGTTTGTGGAGGAGCAAGCAAGAATGTTACAAATGGCGGGTGTAGGAATAAAGAGGAAGGAACCCGAGGGCAGTTGGGATGCTGAAAGAGCATCATCATACAAACAACTATCATGGCAATAA